AAcctcagcatcatcatcctccacacacacacacacatacacagataTTTATTCGATTCCAAAGATTTGGATCTTCTTAATCgtttttgaaatcattttgtctgtttgtttacaaattatttttttttcttttttaaatgTGTTTGCGTAACTAATCCGAAAGGATTATTACCAttagtatcatcatcacattatcattataaaaattttttaaaaaaattctatttgttttttccataaaaaaaagaagaaaaattcaaatttcaacttTCAATAAACATTCTTCCGAATGTTTAGaatttaattctttttttttgttgtctgcTTCCcctatatgatgatgtaagAGGGGGTAGTAGGGAAAAATTGTGCTACTTCATTATTCCAAATTGTtcgttttgtgtgtgtgtatgtgtgggtGTATGATATATATGGTTTggtctgtttgtttgatatCCGTTGATTCGACATTTatcattgccatttttttctcgtcatcatcagcatcatcatcatcatctttttactttgatttttgtttcactccCACTTTATAATTCtataaattgttttgtttttttttttggtattctGGACATTTATTactttgaataatgatgaaaatatgaaaaaaaattcaaatgtgaattcaatattttacaacaccaccaccctacttttttttggaatttcattttcacccGTCACATACGTTCAATacgggcaaaaaaaaattgaaacaacaaaacgagTGCAATggtaatttaaaatttttgaatcaattcttGTACAAATTTCGAACGAATTTCTTTTCggattcattattaaattgatctcagattgaatttttttttgtttttttttttggttgctaATTTTAGCACATTCagtcatttaaaaaaaaagtcaaattaatcaataataagcATTCCCGTGAATTCTGACAccaacatatatataataataatgcatcATATAAAAAAGTCTGTAAATAAATCGGGCAAACATGTCGCAAAAACAGCGCCCAATTCTAGGAAAAAGAATGgcacaataatgaaaaataaaaaatccaatcagtctaaagtgaaaagaaaatcaccatcatcaacgaaaaatGTTCCGAAATCTAAAAcaaaatcgacaaaaaaatcgattgccaaatcaaacaaaacgcACAGtgcagaaaagaaaaaaactgccAAAAAGTCAGTCACTGCAACTACTGTTTCCGTAactaataaaaattcaaaaacaccCAAATCAACGGCGAAAaggaaaattaaaaatgcaAAATCCAAGTCCATAACGAATAAacgatcaatttcaatgaaaaatactAAAACTATTTcgacaagaaaaaagaaagaaaatgttaAGGTTACTTCAAAAacgacgatgaaaaaaacggTACCAATTTCACCGAAATccaataaaagaaaaacttcAGCAGCAgcggcggtggtggtggtggtaaaatCACCAATTTTACCGAAACCAACAAagtcaacaaaatcaaattccgGTAAAAACGCAACCAAACTTgtggcaaagaaaaaaccaataaaagtagtcaaacaaaaacaatcgaaaacgacaaaaaaacgTCGAAAATTAGTTGGTCATCGTGTGGCTAGCTTGAATGCGTTGGCAAAAGTGAAATTATTATGTGAAAATGGTCAAAATGCAACAGTAACAATGGCcgggaaacaaaaattacagCATCCTTCTACAAACATCAAaagtggtgatgatgatgataagaataaaaatgatttcaatgtgATCAATTcaaagtcatcatcaatgaaaaaagtgaaaCGAATCAATACTAAAAGTGATGCTCAACACAAATCGAATACTGCCTACTCATctacttcatcatcatctgttgcTATATCTAAAAAAGTGATGCCTGTAAACGCCTcttccacatcatcattaaaagtgaaaaatttaaaaaattcaaccaataaaatgaaagaaaaatctacGATTAAACGAAAATCTACTTCCGTTAATAATcgtagtaataataaaaatagagttaataaaacgaaaacaaaaacaacagtagtggcaaagaaaaaattaaagaataataaaaaaaagaaaaagaaatcgataaaattatcaatcgatCCAGATGTAGAAATAATCGATACAAgaagaaataaaagaatGGCAAATTTGAATGCATCGGCTATGATGGCTGCAACATTTTCACCGGAAAAAGAACGTCGATTAGTATTGGCTAGTGCAAAACCATtgttaaaatcatcaacaagtgatcctcatcatcaaccatcatcatcatcgaccaCTAATCCACAGCAAATATGGTCAACAACACATCATAGTAGTATGGTTGAAGAACATATCGAAATGACAACCGTCAAAACGACGGTAAAATTACGACATGATAATACAACCGTAGtagaaacaacaacgacaacacaacaacgtatcgaacaacaacagaatctattgaatcaatcatcggataaaaaacgaaaaaataaaacgacaacgaataaaaaacaatcaacatcgtcaaaaaaacgtaaaacaatcaaaaataatcaaatgatagGTGATGCAACAAGTCCGAAATCACCATCAAAATCTATTTCTACTACTTtgtcttcttcttcttctaatCTCCCTCCGCCGGTTACAATAACAGAAACAACATTATCACCAACTATTTCAGCATTTACGCCTTGTCCTTCTGGTTCATCTACACCTTTAATTATTCCGGCAACACATCCTCCTTCATCTATTACTACTCATCCACAAGGTCTAGATTTGATATATCAAGTTCCTTCTCATTCTCATCGTTTTACTTCATCTCAATCATCTCCTGTAACTGGTGGTACAACATGTATAGATTcaacaatgatcaatgaaaattcaacaatgatggcgggtaaaaataaaagtcaaagatcaaagaaaaagcaaaaatcAACACCGCctattcaatcaacaacatcatcatcgacgacGAATACTATTCAGCcctcaaattcatcaataatgaaaaaatattaccGTAAAATTGAAACACGTACTGTGGAACATCAATCGTCAGCGGCAACAGTACCATCAAATGCTGCAGCAATTTCAGCAGCAAAAGttacaacagcaacaacgtCCAATATTATACATCAGCATGATCCTagaacaaatttttatcatcataatactAATGCTATTGCACCACCAAATGGtatgatgacattttcatcattatcaccatatAATGCCGtcgttggtggtggtggtggtggtggtagttaTATGAATCCATCACTAATTAAACCATACAATCCTCATTCAACATTGATGCCAACAACAAGCAATCAGCCAATCGGTTCAAATCATACACATTCAACACCTTATTCATAcccattttcattatcacaaTCATATGGTCTTTATAATCCGGCCACTGTTTCAACGGTACCATTTCAATTAATACCATTTGGAAATAGTGGTCACGTTTTGGAACAACCAACACCGTTAACAGGTGGTCATCCATTCATATCACCACAACCATTCATAGCTGCACCACCACCGACAATCTATCCATATATCAATCCATCATTTACACCAGCAGCCACACCGATTTCGGCTAttggacaattttttcaactccCAACTGCCACCTTACACCAgccagcaacagcaacagctaGTCCATTTTTGGGTGTGCATTATTTAGCtggatcaaattcaatcgGTGTAGCTTTACCACCAAGACATTCAACACAACCATCTAGTTGTCATTATCAACCTCCACCGacaattccatcatcatcttcaacatCAAACCAATCATATCTGAATGTATTTACGGGTAGTAGGTGTAcgccttcatcatcatcttcattatccTCAAACATAACCAATAATCAAAGTGATCGAATTATTTATCCAGtatcgattcatcatcaatctggtcaatcaccatcatcatcatctacatcgACATCATTAACTGTTGATACAACGAATACGTCCATGAACACAACACGCCCTTCATTGATCGCTCATCAATCACAACCGCAGATTATCAATCTAAATGGT
This is a stretch of genomic DNA from Dermatophagoides farinae isolate YC_2012a chromosome 6, ASM2471394v1, whole genome shotgun sequence. It encodes these proteins:
- the LOC124493410 gene encoding uncharacterized protein LOC124493410, which translates into the protein MHHIKKSVNKSGKHVAKTAPNSRKKNGTIMKNKKSNQSKVKRKSPSSTKNVPKSKTKSTKKSIAKSNKTHSAEKKKTAKKSVTATTVSVTNKNSKTPKSTAKRKIKNAKSKSITNKRSISMKNTKTISTRKKKENVKVTSKTTMKKTVPISPKSNKRKTSAAAAVVVVVKSPILPKPTKSTKSNSGKNATKLVAKKKPIKVVKQKQSKTTKKRRKLVGHRVASLNALAKVKLLCENGQNATVTMAGKQKLQHPSTNIKSGDDDDKNKNDFNVINSKSSSMKKVKRINTKSDAQHKSNTAYSSTSSSSVAISKKVMPVNASSTSSLKVKNLKNSTNKMKEKSTIKRKSTSVNNRSNNKNRVNKTKTKTTVVAKKKLKNNKKKKKKSIKLSIDPDVEIIDTRRNKRMANLNASAMMAATFSPEKERRLVLASAKPLLKSSTSDPHHQPSSSSTTNPQQIWSTTHHSSMVEEHIEMTTVKTTVKLRHDNTTVVETTTTTQQRIEQQQNLLNQSSDKKRKNKTTTNKKQSTSSKKRKTIKNNQMIGDATSPKSPSKSISTTLSSSSSNLPPPVTITETTLSPTISAFTPCPSGSSTPLIIPATHPPSSITTHPQGLDLIYQVPSHSHRFTSSQSSPVTGGTTCIDSTMINENSTMMAGKNKSQRSKKKQKSTPPIQSTTSSSTTNTIQPSNSSIMKKYYRKIETRTVEHQSSAATVPSNAAAISAAKVTTATTSNIIHQHDPRTNFYHHNTNAIAPPNGMMTFSSLSPYNAVVGGGGGGGSYMNPSLIKPYNPHSTLMPTTSNQPIGSNHTHSTPYSYPFSLSQSYGLYNPATVSTVPFQLIPFGNSGHVLEQPTPLTGGHPFISPQPFIAAPPPTIYPYINPSFTPAATPISAIGQFFQLPTATLHQPATATASPFLGVHYLAGSNSIGVALPPRHSTQPSSCHYQPPPTIPSSSSTSNQSYLNVFTGSRCTPSSSSSLSSNITNNQSDRIIYPVSIHHQSGQSPSSSSTSTSLTVDTTNTSMNTTRPSLIAHQSQPQIINLNGATNTGSIPSALNSIPNVIPYGFFRPQSSSTISIPVSTSSSSTATPISSSIRPSTLNFLNSNFIPPQQQTPTFFVHTRIQPPNLSSLKSTITMNSIKKKPMMMKSKSKTLKNTKNNQRKNASTNGVVDEDLLKQFDVDNKNGNVSDGSCHTGSMIMMNKKQTNKQLLSMENSRGKNTSNSGKSKRKTNLNSNSDHTIMANDYNNETTVVAGGRKFKSNLTIESNGKNLLLKNGIGTIATATATASSSSSSSPYPKRRNNLLPTTSITLVSASNSKNNSSNNNNSNSNDNDSGIESNEIVPPPITSTTTDNCEFRCVMGKRTNRKPIIHGWSWEGEPMEKNIFINNDEQSYRRKCYPAIKHNEGEIIRPGDCVLLKSGPRKTDLPFVAKITSLWESPEREMMMSLLWYYRPEHTDIQDIPFIMGEIYASRHRDANSVACIDDKCFVLTYNEYCRYKRQKCRKLQMFAFLQPDLTAMIVPNGEPWSSDENQSSNDQYQQQQQIINRFNRSVLRVGDNNRIPPLNTLPELVFCCRKVYDFRQKRILKNPSYERNERNKSSA